ggcattatttttatttttcacaagtTGCTCTGCGGATTTTATCTCGTCTAGTGTGACCCCCTGAGTGGAACGCCGCGTCTCGCGCACGCGTTTCGCATGCGCCTTTCTTTGGGTTTCACTCTCGTCATCTCGCACAGGCGGCACGAACGtcctttaaaaaatcaaaaatatattgtgttaaaaaatacaaatcaattaaaaaaacacaagcaTCTCTCAAACTTAAATCATGCGCACGTTGAAAAGTGAACActgaaaacaacaaaaaatgtcATGCACTTTTACGCCAATAATAcggttgatgaaatttgcaaACTATAAAGGAATAAgcaaacattataataagcTCTACAAAAAAACCACACAAATATTAACTTGAACACGAATCTACAAACTGTCTACctggaaatttaatttatggaaaataaacaattgtcTTCGAAAATTctttacattaatttcaacGATTTAAGCTTTGTAAATCAAATAACGCTCATTTTATATAcacctattttattatttaaatcactgCAAATCTGAATTTTGGGAAAATATAAACCCTTAGACGTAACACTCCGGGAAAAGAATCACGGTCAAGCTGTCGGAGTGATAGTTTAGATAAGTTATGGGAATTTGTTGGGGTACAATTACTGCGTGTCTAcacactaaatttaattttactctcTGTCTTAGTGCATCGTTTTCTCATTTCTAAGGGTAAGCtaatttagttattgaataattgtttataacaaaattagatgatttacaaagcaaaaatattacattgaatAACTATTTGACATTATAGTGCGGTGtccaagaaaataaaaatcagcAAGAGCGTAGGTACTTGAAGAAATTCTTGAATATGTTGCCTGGCGACAGTTTAGTTGGAGTGGTCGAACTCGGAGTCGATTCGCTAGTGTTCGACTCAACGCTCTCGGATGAGCTGTCATACATAACAACTAGTTAAAAATCTAGttaccataaaaaataattctaatacCAAATTCTATGCTTAAAATACTCATACACAAACTAATACATATTctaattgagaaataaaacagtataagatttttcgtaaaataataacttatataaataaataccaatttttgcattaaattttgattttttcctccttttcatcaaaattacaACTACTTACTACTTCAATACATGCATAGAACTGTGAAGAAACTAGAATACTTTTGCACACTAACTctctttgtaataaaatattacttgtcctttatctaaaaataaattttctaacaaatataatacagACCCAGACACAATGTTCTGAATATACTAAAGAGATTTTAATCATGACAtaacaatttttcattaaagatGTTTCGAAAGTAACTATatgaatgatatattttgCTGTAACAAATCCGATTTGCAATTCGACTCGCGATCTTTTACTTGTAAATAACACAAGAACACTACCAAGTCTATTTTGAAAAACTATgtatatgaaaaagaaaaaaaatatctttatttaggtatttttagtaataacaGGGTCAGGTACTTACTTTCTCCTAACAGTTCCGAAGGAGGCATCGACTCGCGGGTTGTTGGTATTGGTTTCCGCCGTATCACTCTTTTCCTTGTtactattgataaataaaaaaaataacacattaatcattacaacaaaattattgaaaaattttgaTGATACTAGTTATATCGAAATTTGTATTGGAATGTGTCACTATGTTAATAACAACGTATTCCAAACATGTTGGCGGGTCGGCACACAGTAAGTGACTGCGCAGAACACTTTTTTAAGTGTGGCGGGACGTAAAGGGATTGAGAAGGCGGTACTCTGCAACACGCAGTGACCTTGGAGCCGCCAAAAAGTTGGAAAAATGGACAATACCTAGCCTAAtatattctttaataattaaacatcaaaaaattacaagaaagcgttatataaaaaatcagaaaatgtgaattaaatattaaataatcaattaactgaaatcattactttttttagttaattaaataaatcatttagattatcttaatttcaaaaacaaattataatcagAAAAAGCACAATAATCTAACGACTGAGGATCAAGCGGAAGAATGCATGTCtcaagaaaaattatattatatccataaaaattaatatgttagtAGTTATGTGTAATGTttggttaatttattaaaattgatgtcGTACTGTGACCAATGATCTTAATTTAcacataatatgtatgtagttTGCACTCATACAGCAGATTTCATTTATAACTAACAAATACATTTCTTATGCTCAGGGACACAGCCAAAAGTTGtactaagtttttattaataggtGGTAATTTAGGAAGTAtagatgaatttaaaaaatctgttatttTGGTGATCCCattattcttttctttatcTGACTCCATGTAGAGCCGGTGCACAAGGCCTTCGAGATGGATCTATCATTTGTAATTTCAGTCCCTACTCCCTTAATCACGGAACCTTTCACGCCAACCATTCATTGCTTTAAAGGTCTACCGCGACCGGTGTACCCCCACAATTTATATTCACATGCAATTCTTCCCCACCCATAGAGAGCATAGTTCATATCTTTTAACTTTCTTCCTGCCTATCAAACGACTTTCGTTGGATGATGACAACGTGATGGTAGTCGTCAGATCGTcgttataattgaaatatactgTATTGGGTATTTTAAGACTAAACAATTGATACGTTGGTCGCAGCATATTGCAATAAGATAGTAGCGCGGCACCTGTTTTGGACATCCTTGTTAGTATGCCCTGCCGAGCTGTTAATTTtgatagtttttcttttaacttcGACGGATGATGAGGGCGGCCTAGACTGCAGCGACATGGGCGGTATGGATGAACACGATGATGCTTTAACGCGTTCAGTCACGTTGCGGTAACGCTGAGTGAAGCTGTTCGCATACACACAACCACTTTACTCCAAAACTTCATCGCACAAAAACTCGTATTAATACATGTCATCCATCGTTATCAAAGAAGGCTATCTGATCCGGTGAGAGAGGAGCTGCTGTCGCGGTTAAAGACCTACAAGGATCTTATGGcagttttttgacattgacatggTCAGGCGCATTCAAGTTTTAAGGTAAAACAGTGAgcaaaaatttattgatttctgAAAGTCAGCCATGTTGCAACTCCGAACAATTAATTTGCAACTTCAGTTGTCGTAGTAATTCCgtactatttaaattgatacattCAAACACATTAGCAAATTTACCTACATTTCTTAACATCATGcatcatattataaaaatggcaacattaaaccGTGCAGCTGCCGCTGCcacatttgtttaaattgacATTATCAAAATGACATCATAGTTAGGTAACATATTTCTTACAGTCATAACATCTTGAGATACTATTATGTCATTGATGGTAGGGCAATAATGAGCTGTCAAAGTTTAATTTGAGTTATGCTCACCGGATCAGTTATctttatacattttctttGACTAAAAAGAGACAATAATGAGTATTAATACAAGTGCCACTACAGTCCAACCCCACAGTTACTGTGACACTCCAACATTATTTGATAGTAAATTAATgacagaaaatattattaagtctATAATGTGTTTATGAAATGGTTTAAAAAGAACATTCTAACTATTTAGCAAAAGAATTGCCGTTTAAACCTCAAAGCATAAATGGTTTACggaattaaaattcatatagACGAATTCAAAGTATGAAACCTAAGGAATTACAAGTTGACCAAGTAGTATCTCATTATCGTAAAcctgtttatattaaaaacaatattaaaaatattctaaacatTATGAAGTTcgactttaataaaacaaagttaagttttttaattatagttttgaACCATGCATGCATATAATACAAGTATTATCCgacaaaaatgtatgtaagGAGTAATAAATCTGTTAGTTGAGATACACCTTCATTTCATTAGGGTAAGTGTTTGCCCCATGGACAATTACATGATAAACCATTACTCACCTCTTGTCGTTTTCAAAGCTGTGCGTGCGTCTTATAGTGACATCGTTGGTCGTAGTAGtgttatttgaatttgtttgCCCTGGAATAACATATAGaatattggttttatttaatgtcacaatttgaaatgttaatttggGACTATATATAATATGGACTATACTGCAGCCAGTTTCGAAACTTATTTCAGGAGCAGTGCTCGTTTAATCGTGGATGTCTTAGTTGTTAAGTGCTTGGTCGGGAAAGACCATAATCTTAAAGGTCCAGGTTCCATCCCCGCCAtgtacaaatgtgtttttcgattatcGAATTttctatgtacatttatttgacgttcttacggcgaaggaaaacatagtgatgcaacTTGCACATATCGGACAGAAACAAGTTATCATTTAACACTATTGTCTTATATAATCAACGAAAcagattacttttaattattaaagtcaAATTTCCttggtattttatattatttgcgCAAACATGTAATGATTTCATGCACTACTTTGattcatattatatacatagaaacaaattacgataaaacacttttttattaccaGATAAAGACGaacacaaatttatttatttttattttctaatttatcgATAACTACATACCCATTCAATAACTACCATTCATGGACAACacaaaaacattgataatattttattggtacTCATGCAGtttccatttaatttttcagtaaCAAGAAAAATTAAGGTTGCTTCACATACAAGTTTCACAACACAAAATTGCAGAAACACGCCTCGAATACCTAATTagcaagaatttaatttcacaattCAAGAATTTCGTATACACTTAATACGAAATTCTTAAAATACCGCATTGCATGTATTAAGTTGGTGTACAATGCAGTATAAATGTCTTGACAATGGTTAATAATTAGAGTCCATCACCACACAATAATGATGCTTATTAAGatcctttttattaatattaggtccttacatatgaaattggcgtttttcgtacttgTCACTTTAATCAcaaatttctcctctttggtaaggaattccaaattcaaatttgtacagctatagactcatgtatttgtggttcgatgtccgtcattcatttgttttttttcttctgtttttttctgtttgcgtcactcattttacaaaatggaaaacttaaaatatcgcattatttacgagtacgagttccgccgtggcactagtgctgtggaaacgactcgaagggtgaatgatgtgtatggcggtcgtgttgcaaaagaaaacacagttcgtttttggttccaacgttttcgttctggaaatttcgatctgcagaacaagccccgtggacggcctgagactcaagttgataatgaagagttgaaggcttttgtggaagcggatccattgCAAACCACGTcagagttagctgcaggctgcgatgttagtgataaaactgttttaattcacttgaagcaaattgggaagattaaaaagcttgaaaggtgggtacctcacgaattgactgaagcaaaccggcaaacgcgcgtcgactgttgcgttacattactaaaccggcacaataatgaaggtgttttaaaccgaatcattacctgtgatgaaaaatgggttctttacgataatcggaagcgctcagagcaatggttggatcctggccagccagccaaatcctggccagccagccaaatcctgccccaagcgaaaattaaccccaaaaaagttacttgtaagcgtttggtggactagtgccggtattgttcattacagttttctcaaatctggccagactattacggctgatgtctattgtcagcaattgcaaaccatgatggaaaagctagcggctaaacaacctaggctggttaatcgctccacgccactgctgcttcacgacaacgctagaccacacactgcgcaacagacggctactaaattagaagagcttcaattggaaagtctaagacatcctccgtactccccggaccttgctccaacagattaccatttttttcgaaatttggataacttcttgcaagggaaaaaattcaactccgatggggtagtccaaatcgccttcaaagattttattgattcccgtccgactggtttttatAGTAAAGGGATctatgaactacctatgagatggcaaaagtgcatagaaaataatggttcatactttgattaattaaatatattatattaaaaaatattcgactttttgttcctcccatacaaaacgccaatttcatatgtaaggacctaatatataacatCCCTTCCATTTAGACCTCTGTTCCAGTACTATTTTCGTCTGTTTACTTACACTTCTCtttatcattttcattaaaagaCCTTCTAAAACTTTGACTACGCACGCAAGGAGGTTTTGACTTGCTGCAGGCATTtactttcataaaaaattttgGTATCGCCTTTTTTATCTTCGAGCATAAGCCATTTTCTGCTGCATGAATAGTAATGAACCATATCAATATATATTATGATGAACAATGAATTCTTCACAACAGAATTTTGAATCTGTCAATGTACACTGCGTAGGGCACATTATCATGGTGGATAgtgaaaacacaaaaacattagtgagaattatgttaaaaaatgtgaagttattttagaaaaatgtttaagaaagaaaaagaaaccAAGCGCAGGTATTTGTCCGCAAGCTGATTGTTTTACACACTAATATAATGTGCTAGTAAGACATTATTAGAAGTAAGCAAGGAGTTGTACATAGAAAAGAGTTAATTATACCATTAACAATGCTCTCCGCTCGGGGCTCTTCAGCAGAATTTGGCGGAACGCGCCTAAAGCTGCCACTTCTTGGCCTGGTGTTGTCTGCGATAAGCAGCTTGCGACGCGCAGTCATGGCCGCTTCTTTCAACCAGGAGGAGATTTTAGGATCTACTACTTCCACACAGGTTTGTCCctgtaaatatatacaataatcagcaattaaaataaataaatctttgtagTGGAGTTTACACAAAGTTTTATGTACTGTTATATCTGTTGTGTACATAATGTTTGCTTTTCAGTTTCGCTTCCTTTAGTTACACACAACATATTTCTCATGGAAGAAGGTTCCAAATGAGCAAATAGTTCAATTTATCCAAAGGTGACACACAGGGCCAtcgcattatttttttctccaGCAGCAAAATGTCCTTAATTGGGCTATATAGAATTTCTTAGGAAAAACAAATCCCAGATTTATACCTCTACAAGTTCCTGAGAAAAAGGGTCTtcacagacagacagacggacgTACAAAAAAGTGATATTACAAAATAGTGTAGGACATACAAAATGGTGATACTATATAGGTTCCGTTTTTTCCTCTCGAGGAaccctaaaaataaatttaattgaaggtAACTAGGCATTAGGAAGAAGCAAATGAAATAAGGATGTGTTGCCAAATATGCAAAAGAAATGAGAAAAGTAAAGagtaaattacaaaagagATAGAGGATTAGTTGACCAGAAACATATCAATATTCTCTCAATTCCTCCTCAGTCTAAAAGATTTAACATCTATTTCATATATTCAGAAACTGAAATGAGAAAGAAGTAATCACTCACTGAATAATTCTTGATGTCAAGTTTTGCCCCATAATTGATTAAAAGAGTCGCCACTTCTTTTTGTCCCCACAGTGCTGCTGCATGCAGCGGGGTCCATCCCTCGTAATCAACGCAGTTTGCATCAATCTTGCATTCCTCCAGAAGGATTTTAGCCacctataaaataagtaaatattttttgttttataaatacgctgacatatttttaaacgggtttaaaatcattatcatcgatttattaaaaagctaACAGTTGCATCGGTTATTTTTGAGCgtattcattaaataagtCTGACAGTGGCTCTTTTACCATGAAGTGGTCAAAATTTTCACCGACAATCCTACCACGTCGTCGTACTGTATATCTTGAAAAGTCAAGAAGCAAAATCATACTTACTTCTAAGTAACCTTTAGCGGCGGCCACGTGTAAGGGAGTTCCTCCTGTTTTCGGGTCACGCACTTCCACGTATCCATTTTTTGCCCATTGCCTCGCGTCCATTAATAGAGCTGTCGACTCGGCTTTACGACATTTTTCACAATcaataccttaaaacaaatttaatattaatagccAAATAATAAAAGGGTTAGAGTtagatatttcataaaatatacaaaatgactgaaacaaatgtatttgtatGGTATACCTTGAGACTCTATTGCCTGTCTTAGCAGTACGCGCATGCTTTCAGGGATTTCCGCGAGGTCGATAGGCAGCTCTCCATCATAATTTACAGCAGCCACGTCCGACCCGTTCTCGATCAGGAacctgaaaaacaaaatattgattttataaattattttagaaaaatattttctcaaaGAGGAGGAAGTAAGTCATAGATGAAGTATCTTTGTTTGCAAAGGGTTATCTTAAGACCGTCTTTCCACTTAACCACGTGCTAGCTGGGCTAGTTAATTTAGAGCTATATGACCAGTCAATGTACAGTAACCAAAGCTGGTCTTTATGCTATCTGTTCTGCTTatagaaaaattgttttattcttaCCAGCAATATAAATACAGCCTTTTAGGAAGCTATtacaattaattgaaaaattacagatgaaaaatattgatattaatattatttttttattaatacaaaaaatgcgaatgtttgaatggtaATATGTATGTTTGATACGTAACTCTGATTTTCCTAATCAggaaataattatagtataaatataatgtacctttcaatatacataatatagcaactaacttttaataactttaagtaATAGATAAAAGAAGGCGCTGCCTCCCGAAACATAGTTTTAACTAGTTCAGAAGACAGAGTCCCAccaattttgtgaaaattggttatttaattaaataatattatttatttattatttatggtgTATATAcatctagaaaaaaatacgttttccTTGCGATatacttgttttgttttctattattttgagCAGTGCAAAAAATTTCGAGTCGTTTGAGATGTGGTGAGTTACCCAAAATGAGATGAATAGACATAAAACTAGAAATAACTTTTACACCGAGgcattacaattattttactacaCGGATAAAATCAGTGATTTGGTAACTAAAATCATTAAAGTGTAGAGGCTTTTCAAATCTTACTTCTATGCACCCACTGACcacataaaattgtttgtaaattaaaaactaatactGGTGTTCGAGATTTCATAagcgtttaattaaaaaaaaaaacttaagtcaaTACCGAATAATTCAACTAACTCCGAGTAAAAGaaccgtcaaaatcggtccagccatTTCTGAGATTTCACGGATCAACTGCGGATTAGCAGACACgagaaaaagaaatgtttcaaaaaataatttttagttataaataaggcAAATAACATCATGTaactatgaaaattttatttccatgCGGACACTGTAATTTTTGCACTGTATGTTAttcatatatttcatttacaaatgttacatTTGATGCAACGTGTAACTTTtcaaattaactaattttaaaaatgaactttGTAAAAGGGTAAAGTGCGCTTAAGGACCACCATCAAGTCTAGAGGCACTTTGTTCACCTCTATAAAAATACTCCGTGTTTACCCGTCCAAGTCATATCTTcatctaataattattaaaaaatatgaaaaaagaaGATTGGAACTGAACGAccgttaactttaataaaataaggctGCAATTTACTGGTAACGTAATCTATTAGGCGTTATCGATCTGGAAAGGTGGCAGAAAGGCAAAGcgactttttaaaaacacccAACCGCGAAGTAGTATGTCAGCCCTAGTGAACACAACGTATGTTATATGGACTTTAGGTCAAATCTCCACATCGAgcctaatcttactaatattataaacgagaatgtttaaatgagtggatggatggacggatggatgaatgaatgttagaaggtatcttcaaaacggGTCAGTAGATATGTATGAAACTTGACAtgtatatagaacatagtcaggaagaacacataggttactaagttttttttttaattccgcgaggatggagtcgcgggtgaaagcTAGTACATACCTAAATGTAAGCCAATGCTAACAAACGACCGGCCActtcgaataaaaataaaacttttaagtaTTGAGATAAAggggaaaataataaaaattgtatcgTTCTATAGTCTGACatacaaaaagtattttatttatcatgccatatttttattagcgCTCAGGTTCACCTCATTAGCATgcattgttaataattaataatttatgaatatcTGCGGAACAAAGTatacgaattaaataaatattattaatatccaTGTAATTCTATAGCATCTACTGCTCTGCCACGTagcaatttttgttttataggtAAGCATTAGAGATGTGTGGAGTGTTGCcggattttttatataaaaaataaacaacattcaaataatattgtacattCGCTTGCAACA
This DNA window, taken from Papilio machaon chromosome Z, ilPapMach1.1, whole genome shotgun sequence, encodes the following:
- the LOC106717251 gene encoding protein phosphatase 1 regulatory subunit 12C isoform X8 yields the protein MDSRSSSALFKRAEQLKRWQESDTNKQSSKPRYAARIHFSTGTVFLAACKAGDKEEIQRLLNMGADINTPNVDGLTALHQACIDDNMDMVEFLVSHGADVNRRDNEGWTPLHATASCGIDSIARFLIENGSDVAAVNYDGELPIDLAEIPESMRVLLRQAIESQGIDCEKCRKAESTALLMDARQWAKNGYVEVRDPKTGGTPLHVAAAKGYLEVAKILLEECKIDANCVDYEGWTPLHAAALWGQKEVATLLINYGAKLDIKNYSGQTCVEVVDPKISSWLKEAAMTARRKLLIADNTRPRSGSFRRVPPNSAEEPRAESIVNGQTNSNNTTTTNDVTIRRTHSFENDKSFTQRYRNVTERVKASSCSSIPPMSLQSRPPSSSVEVKRKTIKINSSAGHTNKDVQNSNKEKSDTAETNTNNPRVDASFGTVRRNSSESVESNTSESTPSSTTPTKLSPGNIFKNFFKTFVPPVRDDESETQRKAHAKRVRETRRSTQGVTLDEIKSAEQLVKNKNNATVEASTSNATLSQKSDNSLANVNAHSELEDGEANAAKVTTTGPSQAAAEATVFVRRTLASSTSTLNRTEDDKETEKRENEATESVMLGSDLGSCTVPSPATQTVQNMIQRRRRSKRRSTGVGQVDFEDSINDRGAGGDGDEENVDKNEPSNSEQRNEEEEINYKKLYEEAMVEVKQLQAQLTKTENKLSEAESIITEYEKRNASLSELEKREKRAMIRKLSEMEEELKQLQKLKAENERLRAENRALTRVVSKLTNSAK
- the LOC106717251 gene encoding protein phosphatase 1 regulatory subunit 12C isoform X7; its protein translation is MDSRSSSALFKRAEQLKRWQESDTNKQSSKPRYAARIHFSTGTVFLAACKAGDKEEIQRLLNMGADINTPNVDGLTALHQACIDDNMDMVEFLVSHGADVNRRDNEGWTPLHATASCGIDSIARFLIENGSDVAAVNYDGELPIDLAEIPESMRVLLRQAIESQGIDCEKCRKAESTALLMDARQWAKNGYVEVRDPKTGGTPLHVAAAKGYLEVAKILLEECKIDANCVDYEGWTPLHAAALWGQKEVATLLINYGAKLDIKNYSGQTCVEVVDPKISSWLKEAAMTARRKLLIADNTRPRSGSFRRVPPNSAEEPRAESIVNGQTNSNNTTTTNDVTIRRTHSFENDKSFTQRYRNVTERVKASSCSSIPPMSLQSRPPSSSVEVKRKTIKINSSAGHTNKDVQNSNKEKSDTAETNTNNPRVDASFGTVRRNSSESVESNTSESTPSSTTPTKLSPGNIFKNFFKTFVPPVRDDESETQRKAHAKRVRETRRSTQGVTLDEIKSAEQLVKNKNNATVEASTSNATLSQKSDNSLANVNAHSELEEDGEANAAKVTTTGPSQAAAEATVFVRRTLASSTSTLNRTEDDKETEKRENEATESVMLGSDLGSCTVPSPATQTVQNMIQRRRRSKRRSTGVGQVDFEDSINDRGAGGDGDEENVDKNEPSNSEQRNEEEEINYKKLYEEAMVEVKQLQAQLTKTENKLSEAESIITEYEKRNASLSELEKREKRAMIRKLSEMEEELKQLQKLKAENERLRAENRALTRVVSKLTNSAK
- the LOC106717251 gene encoding protein phosphatase 1 regulatory subunit 12C isoform X9; protein product: MDSRSSSALFKRAEQLKRWQESDTNKQSSKPRYAARIHFSTGTVFLAACKAGDKEEIQRLLNMGADINTPNVDGLTALHQACIDDNMDMVEFLVSHGADVNRRDNEGWTPLHATASCGIDSIARFLIENGSDVAAVNYDGELPIDLAEIPESMRVLLRQAIESQGIDCEKCRKAESTALLMDARQWAKNGYVEVRDPKTGGTPLHVAAAKGYLEVAKILLEECKIDANCVDYEGWTPLHAAALWGQKEVATLLINYGAKLDIKNYSGQTCVEVVDPKISSWLKEAAMTARRKLLIADNTRPRSGSFRRVPPNSAEEPRAESIVNGQTNSNNTTTTNDVTIRRTHSFENDKSFTQRYRNVTERVKASSCSSIPPMSLQSRPPSSSVEVKRKTIKINSSAGHTNKDVQNSNKEKSDTAETNTNNPRVDASFGTVRRNSSESVESNTSESTPSSTTPTKLSPGNIFKNFFKTFVPPVRDDESETQRKAHAKRVRETRRSTQGVTLDEIKSAEQLVKNKNNATVEASTSNATLSQKSDNSLANVNAHSELDGEANAAKVTTTGPSQAAAEATVFVRRTLASSTSTLNRTEDDKETEKRENEATESVMLGSDLGSCTVPSPATQTVQNMIQRRRRSKRRSTGVGQVDFEDSINDRGAGGDGDEENVDKNEPSNSEQRNEEEEINYKKLYEEAMVEVKQLQAQLTKTENKLSEAESIITEYEKRNASLSELEKREKRAMIRKLSEMEEELKQLQKLKAENERLRAENRALTRVVSKLTNSAK